A window of the Phalacrocorax aristotelis chromosome 9, bGulAri2.1, whole genome shotgun sequence genome harbors these coding sequences:
- the LOC142062257 gene encoding inositol 1,4,5-trisphosphate receptor-interacting protein-like 1, with protein sequence MALVTWFTFIVMGIMHVPLQVGHGPDEARCQHEQERLELLLQDMARLLEEMQESSWVTRGALLLASLQQWQFWAFAGGLLLLFWLCWRPWKRSREPGSSSKHGSSTSLEEEEEKEEEGDDPLHMDRFLHECTSWPLRKRQRECTMVEELVNDLLGVCRILCGNGFTPRLQPAVGVGGFLKGWNGRAEDLVYRLLVPLKPPAGHSFHLELGTEGDMPLRNSCLRVELECMCTRERQLGDMLCFLHHPEDELMSSQEASLLQTLCTGSYLDVQKTAFWLQGLMTAACNAIPQASTCKLTVLPSTRFCKLQLSDIFKRSLFVELILAVQQGNSDTFVSME encoded by the coding sequence aTGGCTCTGGTGACATGGTTCACCTTCATTGTGATGGGCATCATGCACGTGCCACTGCAGGTCGGGCATGGTCCGGACGAGGCCAGGTGCCAGCACGAGCAAGAGcgtctggagctgctgctccaggataTGGCTCGGCTGCTTGAAGAGATGCAGGAGTCGAGCTGGGTGACCAGGGGAGCCCTGCTCCTTGCTTCcttgcagcagtggcagttctgggcctttgctggaggcctgctcctgctcttttgGCTCTGCTGGCGGCCCTGGAAGAGGAGCCGTGagccaggaagcagcagcaagcatggCAGCTCCACAAgccttgaggaggaggaggagaaggaagaagagggggacgacccattgcacatggacaggtTTCTGCATGAGTGCACATCGTGGCCACTGCGGAAGAGGCAACGAGAGTGCACGATGGTGGAAGAGCTCGTGAACGACCTTCTCGGGGTCTGCCGAATCCTGTGCGGCAATGGCTTCACGCCACGACTACAGCCAGCTGTCGGGGTGGGTGGCTTCCTGAAAGGCTGGAATGGTCGTGCAGAAGACCTTGTCTATCGCCTGCTTGTGCCCCTGAAGCCACCCGCTGGGCACTCCTTCCACCTCGAGCTGGGCACCGAAGGGGACATGCCGCTCAGGAACTCCTGCCTGCGTGTGGAACTGGAGTGCATGTGCACCAGGGAGCGGCAGCTGGGGGacatgctctgcttcctccaccACCCTGAAGATGAGCTGATGAGCAGTCAGGAAGCCAGCCTCCTGCAAACCCTCTGCACCGGCTCGTACCTCGACGTGCAGAAAACCGCCTTCTGGCTCCAGGGGCTGATGACAGCAGCCTGCAATGCTATACCTCAGGCGTCCACGTGCAAGCTAACAGTGCTGCCCTCCACACGcttctgcaagctgcagctGAGTGACATCTTCAAGAGATCCCTCTTTGTGGAGCTGATCCTGGCGGTGCAGCAAGGCAACTCAGACACATTTGTGAGCATGGAGTAG